GGAGCATCCTGCTCCCTTCTTAACCATTAAACTGCTCCCTACCTTTAACCATTAAACTGCTCCCTACCTTTCTTCATTGATTCCCAGCGGGCAAGATGCCCGCACTACTCAGGCAGATTCAATTTCAATTGACCCTCATCCCCTAAGTTTAGCTCTAGCTGCTCAACCACAACCTTCGCCTTAATCTCCTCCATCCCTAGCCAAATATTGAGCAGGGTTTGATATTCCGGGGTGCTTTGGGGCAGAACTCGGAAGGCCACTTCTAGGGTTTTGATGAAATAGTCATTTTCGAGCAGGCCGGTATTTTTCAGGAAGCGGCGCAGAATCTGTAAATTCTCTTCTTCGTCGTAAATTGCGATCGCAGCCATCAAGCCATCTACCAAATATTGCCCCGAAAAGTCCTCATCGTTGACGGCAAAGGCGCGTTTTTTCTGGCGTTGGGCGGGGGTGAGGAGTTTACAAGTGCCGCTGGTGGAGCTAATCAGTTTGAAGGTTTTGGCGAGGTCGTTGACGTTAAACCCACCGATCGCCAGGGCGAGTTGTCGTGCTTCATCAAAGGGGAATTCGCGGGCGGCGAAGGCATCCCAGGCGAGTAAATACCATTGGGTGAGGGCATCAAACCCGGCGGTGTCGGTTTTAACGAGGGTATCAAAGCGGTAGTTGGCGATCGCTTTCCTTGCCTCTGTAAATGCCTGTTCGGGTCGCACGGTCGCGCCGCTACTGTCTAACACGGGCCAAGCGCGGCTAAAGATGTTCAGGGCAGGGCCAAAGGCGCTTAAATACAGGTCGATTCCGGCTCCGGCGGTGATGCCCTGGGCGGTTTCGGTTTGGAGGGCGGTTTCGAGTTCGGGGGCGCGGGTGAGGACGGCGTTACGCACTTCGATTTTCACTTCGTCCCACCAAGCTTGGGGCGCGTCGGGGTCGCGTTTGCGGCAGACGAGGAGGACGGTACTGGAGACGCTGTTTTTCTTGGCTTGGTGGAGGTTCTGGGGGTTTTCGGTGTTCACTGCCCAGCTTGCGGTAATCTCAAATCCGGCTTCGATCAAGGATTGAGCCAGCACATCCCACGCGCCGGAGTCTTTATGGTTAAACTGCACGGTCATCACGCCGTTTTCTTTCAGGACGCGGTGATATTCACTGAAAGCCATTTCCATTTTGGCTTCATAGTCTTGGTTGGCGAGTTGTTCGGGGCTGTCTCCCATGCCTCGAAACCGCGACGGATTCGCAACGGCTTCGCGGTCTTTGTCGGTGAGGTCGGTTAGATAAAGATCAGGGAAAACATCACCTAAAATCCGTTTTTGCCACACATAAAAGAAGTCGGAAAGTTCGGCATATTGAATGGTTGCGTAATAGGGCGGATCGGTGACAATGCTATCAATACTTTGATCGTCTAAATGAAAGAGGCTATCAGCGGAAGCGTTTTCAATGTGAAGAGTTTTTTCGGTATGCTGTTCAATTCCTTTAAGCTTTGATGAATTGTTTTTTGTACCGAGTAAATCACAAAGTCCCTGATATTCATTAGAAACTGGATCAGCACATCCTCGCCATAACTCTTTATTTCCTGAAATTTCTGGATAATTCCAAGTTAAATTTAAAGCGTGTTGTGTTGATGCTCTTTCAACAGATGATCTCGATGTATGCCAAATTGATAATCTACAATTTCTGTCAACACAACGATCTAAAACTAAGGCTAAATAAGTAGCGATCGCACCCACCTTCTCCGGCTCATACTCAACCTGTAGCCGTTCCTTCACCTCATTGATAATCTCTACATACGTCACTAACGTTAACAACTGACGCGGATTAAAAAACTTATGCCAGTGTGTTAATCCATACTCTGGTAATGATTGACGTTCATGCGTTTCATGAGCATATTGAAGTTCAATATTAGGGATAGTTTCTAAAGAGGATATATTATTTAATTTTTGTGTTATCTTTTCGCTTGCACTTTGATAAGCTGCTAAATCCGATGAATTTGGGTTTCTAAAAGACAAAGATGATTTATTTTTTTTATAAGCCACAGCATAAAGTTGATGTCCTAATTCATCACTTGAGCCTTGTTTTTTAATAATATTGCCCTCAATAACACCATCACAATTCGGGCATTTTCCAACCCCTCGACTCAAAGTATTAAAATCACTCGGATCAAAATCGCCCTCTGGTGTTTGAATCGTCGATCCTTTTCCTTTGGGGCCTTTAATTAACTCAAAATCAACCCGCTTTTCTGCTGGGTTTGGAATCGGTTTAACCGCATACCAATCTGCTGTAACTGTTCGCGCTTGACCCTTGCCCGCATAATTACTCGTTTTACTCAGCCACCAATTCGGACTCAACGGCACAACCGAGCCACAACTCGGACAATCCACCGTATGCGCCCAGAGATAATTCTGAACCGTTTCCCCCTCACCCACAGGGAAAAACTCCGCCAAACGTTGCTCCGCCTCATCCCCCACCCACTTCACCCAGCGGTCAATATCCACCTGAAGATCCGCGCCGAACTGGAGCGGAAACTCCATCGCTGCCTTCATCGTCACCACCGCCACCGGATTCAGGTCGCTCGCAAACACCCGGAACCCATACCGCGCCGCCTCAAACGGAATCGACCCGCCCCCCGCAAACGCATCCAACACCGCCGGAACATCCCCCCACAACTCCTCACAGAGCGCGTGAACCTTCTGGATGCGGAGCGCACCCGGCGGCGTTTTGTAGAGCCGCAAATCCGGGTCAGGCTTCAACCCCTCCCGCTCCGGGCGTAACCCCAGCAAATATTCAAACTCCTCCATCGTCACCGTATCCGGCAACACCGAAGCCAACACACTCGCCCGACTAAACGACAACGGCTTCCGCGAATACCACCGATGCAGCCCCTTAAACGGGTTCCCCCCATGCTCGTAATACACCTGCTCATTCAAGAGCTTCACCGGAAACTGTTTCTCGATAAACACCGCAGGACGAGAACCCATAGGACAACTGAGGTTGAAAAGACAATCCTTCCAATGTACCGCCCTTGTTTAGCGCGGCCAAGCTCCCCAGCGATCGCTTCAAAGGATGAAGGAAGTTTTAAAGGATGAAGGATGAAATTAGAAGGCAGAATTTTGAGATTGAGAAAAAAGTAACTCTTTCTTCTTTTCCCATTCATCCTTCTGCCTTCAAAAGCGTTTCCAATCAATGAGGGTCTCCAGCGAGTGGAGACGTAGTGCGGGCATCTTGCCCNNNNNNNNNNNNNNNNNNNNNNNNNNNNNNNNNNNNNNNNNNNNNNNNNNNNNNNNNNNNNNNNNNNNNNNNNNNNNNNNNNNNNNNNNNNNNNNNNNNNGTTTTGGCGGCGCTGAAATTCTTACACAGTTTCCAATCAATTAGGGTCTCCAGCGAGTGGAGACCCCCCGTTGGTGCCGTCGAACAGGTTGCGGATACGCGCATGGGTTTCCAATCAATTAGGGTCTCCAGCGAGTGGAGACTCAAATCGACCCCCGCCCTGCAAGCCTCCAATCTCAAATCGAGTTTCCAATCAATTAGGGTCTCCAGCGAGTGGAGACATTTAACAAAAGGAGAAAATCATGACTATCACAATTAGTTTCGAATCAATTAGGGTCTCCAGCGAGTGGAGACCGAGATTGAATTTGATCATTGTTTTTCGAGTCCTTAAAGTTTCCAATCAATTAGGGTCTCCAGCGAGTGGAGACCCCTCCATTTTAAGGGCAGTGGGGGCCAAGGTTCCAGGGGGCAAGATCGACGGGTCGCGAAAAAAGAGCGATCGCTCGCCCCAAAAGTCCGAAAAAAACGGCTGAAACCCTTGCCCCATCAGACATCGAACCCTTTAACGAAAAAATCAACCATTCAGCCATTTTCAGAACCCGTCGCTAAACAATCGTCGAACCCGGCAACGTCGCCACCGGAACCCCACCCCACACCTCCACCTGACCCAACGTATGCCCCGACACCACATAAAACCGAATCGAATCCTCCTCCAGATTAACCCGCCGCCTCAGCCGCCCCTTCAACTCCGCGAACAGAGGAGACGGCAACACACATTCAAACACCGACCACTGCACCCGCCGCCCATAGCCCTCCAACAACGCCGCCACCCGCCGCCGCCGCCGATTTGAGGGGATGTCATAGGTCACCACATAGAGCAACATCAGCGGATGCGATAGGGACTGTACCCCTGGCTGGGATGGTAGACAAACTGCTTAAACTGCCGGACTTGGCGCGAGAGTAAATCCCAACGGGGTTCGCCATCACTGAGCCGCTCCTCCATACGCTGGAGCAGCGATCGCAAAAACGTCCGTCGCCCCGTTGCCCCCAAAAAACAGCCCCCATCACGATAGTCAAAATCCTCAGATGTGACCATGCGACCGTTCACCACCTGCAACACCAACGAATCCACAATCGGGGCGCGGAACTCCTCGATCAGGTCGCTGGCGAGGGCGGCATGGCGATCGCTACCAGAGTGCAGACAACCCGCATAGGGATCAAGCCCTTGGAGTTCGATCAGGGTGAGGAGGTGATTCCATACCACCATATAGCCGAAACTGAGGAGGGCATTCACCGGGTTCCGGGGCGGACGGCGCGATCGCGCCAGAAACGCAAACTCCGAGCCTTGAAGACATTGCCCAAACGCCGCAAAATACGACCCCGCCGCTGCCCCCTCGTAGCCCATAATCTGCGCCGCCGAAGTCGCCGTACTCACCTGATCCGCCAGATAGGCCAGGGTTTGAATCGCCAAGTCTAAATCCAGCGATCGCCGCCGCTGCTGTCGAAGGAGGAGAGTGCGACAGTTGGCGAGTTTGGCCTGAGCGATCGCCCGCGCCACCTGGAGCCGCTCCGATTCCGTCAAGGCCTGTTGTTGGCGAGCCAAAGCCCGATAGCCCCGCTGGAGGGCCAGAGTGCGGCCATAGCAATAGCCCAACCGCGAAAGATAGACGATGGGAATATCTCGCGACAGACAGGCGCGGATGGCTTGGGTCGTCACTTGGGACTGGCCAAAAATCAACACCTGCTCCAGAAGGGGGAGCGGCACAGTGGTGATCACGGCTCCTTGGGTGGCGACGATCAGGGTTTCTTGGGTGAGCGTCACCGTGCAACCCTGCTGAGAAACGTAGAGCGATCGCATCTAATTGGACGGGGGGCGCGATCGGTCTACCGAGTCGAGGGCCGAGGGAGCCGAAAATCGCCCCGACGGACTACGAGCCGGGCCCAGCCAACGCACCACCCCATCGGCGGCAATCCCCACCACCAGCGTCGATGCGGTGATGAGGGCGGTATTCGTGATCACCGCTGCTAACCCCAGCGGCGCGATTAACAACAAAGTGAGGGTAATGGCTCCATTCACCCCCGCGACAACACAATTACGGACAACGGCCCCACGCATAGATAACCACATTATTAGCGATCGTGAAAAACTGCTCCTTGACCATAACGAGACTCTCGCGATCGAAACTATCAAATGCTGCTATTTTTGAAATCCCTTAAAGCCTTGCAAAATTAAGGATAAAGCCAAATAATTAAATAGAATTTTTTAAAGCAGACCGTAACGTTTCGCCAAATCATGGGCCAGTTGACGATGCCGCTCCACCAATAACTCCGGCGCTAATACCTGGGCGTGGCTGGCATAACGTTGCACCCAAATGCCAAACTCATCCAACGAGCGAGGCGGTAACGACACCTCATAATCCAAATGTTGCCGCCGCGCATCCCATCGCATCACCTGCCGGGGATGGCGTGTTTCCCCCTCCGCAATGAACGCCGCCACCGGCGGAAAAAATCGCACCCTTGCCCGCTCCAGATCCAAGGTCCCCGCCAGTTCCGCCCGCTGCTCGTCCCGGTTTCCCAACTTCAGCCCCCACCCATTAGCCAACAACTGATAGACCCCTTCGAGGCTTTGGGCTTGGGCGGCAATGCCTCGACTGTTGAACGTGAGCGCCTGGCAATAGTTGCCGAGGCGATCCATGCGGGTGATCCTTAAACAGCCATCCTCACAGGTTTCATAGACCAAATACCAAGCGATATCGTAGTAGAGCAGTTGTAGCGGCCAGATGGCGATCATCCCCACTTGATTGCCTTGGTAGCGATCCACTCGTTGGGAAATTTCGATCGCTTGACCGTGAGCGATCGCTTCCTCCAGTCCAGCAATCTGATGAAACAGCGTCTCACGCATCGCCCCTCGTGCCATCATTTCAGCGGGGTCTGTCCAATGGATCGCCCGGTTAAAAATTTGGCGCACCGGATAGGACAGGGGCAGATCCCGCGCAAACTGAAACCCCCGCAGGCGTTGGGCAAGGGTGTGATACATCTGGCGGATCGTCGGGTCGCCTTGGTTTTGGGCTTGGGAGTGGAGAGCATCCAGCGCCGCTTTCAACTCCGGTTTACGCATCACCCCCGTACCGAGGTAATAGCCCCAGCGATACATCCGCCGCTCCAAAATCCCCCACTCGCGCAGATAGCCCAAGTCCTTATTCAAGGTGGCCACAGATGGATAGTGTTCCGGCCAGGTGTAGCCTTGTTCGGTGGCCACTTGACGGAGGCGATCGCGCAGGGGCGCGATCGCAGTGTGACGGGTGCGATTCGCGTTAGCGTGCCCATCGTGTGACGGTTCCGGTTGACCCACACCGGGATAGTCCAACAATGTCCGGATCAAAAGAAGCAGCCGCGTGAAGGCTTTCGATTTAGCGTAGGGATGGGGCAAGTTAGGGAGCTAGAGCTTTTTCCAGATGGTGATGAATGACGGGTAACAGTGCGCCATTCTGAAATGTACCAAAGTTCTGCTCTGCCAGTAAATTCAAACACCGCAACAGCCGCGCCTCCCACTCTTCCCCATTCCCCACCGACCACGCCTGACACAAGACTTTTTCAGAAATCCCCCCTAAATAATGGGACAGTTGATTACGGCGATCATCCGCATTCAACCACCCCCGAAAATCAGGATCATCAAACACCTCCGGCGCAGCACATTCTAAAATTTTCAGATTCATCCAGCGGGCTAAGTTTTGCCATGGGTTTGTGCCACTTTTAAAGTGTTCTTTCAGATCTGGAAATTGTCGAGCGATCGAAATATTAACCTGATCATAAGCAAACTCATCCTTACCGTCTTTAATATGCTCAGAACAATGCTGCTTCACCCATTCAAATAGCAGCCCTTCCACCGCTCGAAAACTATGCAGCATGGCTTCAGTGCTGTTTCCCTGTTTGAGGCGCACCACGGCGGTACAACCCTGCTCATAAGCTTGCCACCAATAGGTTTTTGTTTGATTTTTCTGGGATTTATCGAGCTTGAATTCAGCTTGTTCGTAAAAAGCTTGAAACTGACCCTGATTCCAGGTTTTGCACGCTTTGAGGAGTGCGATCGCTGTCTCGTCAATGGTTAAATCACACTGCGCTACCAAATCCAGCGCCCCACTGTAGTTATATTCCGCCACCAATTGCCGCAACTTCTGCCGATCAAACTCCTGCCGCAACACCGTCACATCGGTTTCAAATACCCGCTCTTGTCCAGGCCGTAACTTCTTCGGATTTCGCACTTGCCACACTCGCCCCTGAGTCGCATAGCCTGCCGCTTGCAACATACTGAGGGCAGATTTCATCGCGGGTGTGCCAGAAGAGGCATTAAATTCGATGCGTTGGCGCAGCCTCTCCTTCGGAGAATCGCCCTCCGTGAACTGTGTTTTGACAATTTTCAATCCCCGCCGCGCTTCTTGGGCTGCGGCCAGTAAATCCGTGGGGTCTTCCGACAGTGCTGCACTGGTGGGAATCAGTTCCACTTCAAACTGTTTTAACTCGGCTTCTGTGGCAATCCAATCGCGGGTGTCTTCGGCTCCCTTTTGGGTTTCTGTGGTGTACAGTAACACCACTTTTTTGATCTCAATCTGTCGCGCTACTAATTCCCGCAGTAAGGTCATAATCGACCCTTCCGCATCTGTTGGCCCAGAGATCGGATCTTGATTCCCCACAAACGATAATAAGATACTAGCCATGATTTTAAGGTTTAGTTACTTTTTTTATCGAAAGGAAAAATTTTTATGAATTTTTCAGAATTTACTTTCAGTTGTTTTAGATAACGAAGACGAACATTACCACCTTTTACTTTGACTGCACCAAACACAGTAACCACTTGATAATCCTTAAAATTCGCAATCCATACAGGTGAAGGTTCTGATGTTTGACCTGTATAGCCACAGAGTTGTTGATTATATTTTTTTACTGATTTTTGAGGATTATGGGTTTCAGAATGAAGCTCATCTAAAGCATAGGGTTTGTTTGTCTTTGACTCTCCACTGACTAGAACAATATAACAATCTCGATCCACAGCATTGAGCCATTGTTTTTCGGAGACATCGGGCATTGATTGTAAATTTCTAGAATCAATGATAGTGCTACTTAGTGTCCCAAGGCAGGCGTACAATTCACGCAATGCTTTTTTAAAATTCTGTTCAAATTTTTCAATTGTCTTAGGAGATTTACTGAACTCATCATTGGTATTCATCTCAAATGATGTGAATGTTGAACCGCGATATCGTGGATTACTTGTTCTTTCATGTTTTGGTCGTCGTGCGCCTTGGCCAACCCCGCCCAAATTAAACATGAGCCAAGTTAAATGTTTAGCCAGACTTTCAACAACTGCTCGTTTTGTTTCAGGAATAGCTGTAGACAAAGACAGCTTTAAAATACCCTCTTGTTTACCACATTTATTTTGATTGGATTGAGTTTGATCAGACTTCTTATTAGACCTGAAGGCTTTTTGAACATCTTCCTTATTGACAATGTTAACTTGTAAATAACCATGTTTTGCTTTAGGTTGAATGCCGCCAAAAATTTCAGCCTCTAGAGTTTGTACATCGTTGGTTGGTAAGACTCCTAGCGCAAAGGTTCGGAACCAATACCGCAACATGGATTTAAATGCGATTGGACGAACTTCTGCATTCGCTTTTCCACGCATTTCTAAATTTCCCTTATTATTGATTTTCCACCCTGTAAAAGCTTGATAACCGTGGATGAGTTGACCCTCAATACTGAAATCAACGGATAAAAATGGTGGTTTTTTGGGTTTCTGATTGGGTTTAAGCAGTTGACCATAACCCGAATTTACTTGGGAACCAATGCCAGAGGATAACCCATCGATTAGCCAGTTTTTAACCTTTTCTAGTTTTTCAGAGTCGCACCCAATACTACTAGGGCGAAACCCGATTAAAAAAGTAGGTTTTTCGAGGGATAAAAACGTGTTGGGATTGGGTTCATACTTTAGTTGATCGCCGTCCCATTTCCAAATTGCGTTGGCCATATCCATCGCTAACCCCCCCGCTTTGCTCGGCAGCGGATAGGCATCAAGGAACGTCACCGCCCCCATAGAATTTTCGCGATTCTTGGGGTCGTCATTGGGGTTCAAATGGCCAAAATAGGGAGCAACGGCGCGATCGGCTTTCGCCCAAAGATCTTTGGCTCGGAGGTAATCACGCTCATTCTCTTCTTTCGTTGCTGTTTTCACCCGCTCCCACTCCGAAACCTTCGCCAACTTTTCCCGAATCGCCTGATTCCGCGCCACCCCCCGCAACGTCGCCGAAGGAATATAGGGCATTCCCAAGGCATCAAAGGCCGGTAACAGCATACTTTCCGGGCCACGATGTCCCCCCACCCGAATCCGCCACGGACAAGAGACCTCAAAGGTGTTACCGCTGCCCGCGATTAATTGGGTGCGATCGCACAGTTTTTTCAACCGTTTGTGATAGTCTGCCTTATTTGTGGCTTCGTGCAAGATTTGAGTTTTCGTTTCGTTTTTGTAGCGATCGCCATGATCGAGGCTATCTAAAGCCCGCATCCAGCGTAAATACTCCACAAAGCTCGCGGCTGGATCGGGATTAGGTAGGTTATTTGGATTTAACCAGGGTGATGGTTCAGGCATAATAATATGGAAGAATTTACAGTGTTTTCTGGATTTTTGTGTTTAGCCTTATTGAGAGCCGCTAATATCGGAATAAACCGCATTCGCCCAAAATCCAAACTCATTTGCTAACTCAATTGCTAATCCAGTTAATCCCAAGTATTCATTGGCACTTAAGTTAATTAGAGTTTGAATTGGATTTTCATCAACTAAATCTGTATGACTAGAAATGATGTTTAGTTTTTCAAAAAAAGCAACTACAACTTCTTTTCTGCCCTCTTGATTTAATGCTTTTTCTTCCGCTTTTAATCGGATCAGTCCCCAGGTTGAAATATAGGTATAAAGCTCCTGAGCTTGATTTTTTTGGTCTTTCCGGCGAGAATCATTATTACTTTGTTGAGTGCTTAACTGATTCAGGGCTTCAAAGGCATGTTTGTTGAGGGTGCGCGGGTCGAATGTAGGCATGATTTCTCCAGATTAGTCAAGATTATGTGAAGTTTTGGACGAAGCCGCGGCCTAGACTTTCTTGGCCGCCAATTTGTAAAACAGATTCATTGCTGAACACTTCTTTGAGCTTTGCTTCAGAGTCTTGGCCGGTCTTGTTAGATTGCGACG
This DNA window, taken from Spirulina major PCC 6313, encodes the following:
- a CDS encoding DUF1156 domain-containing protein; the protein is MGSRPAVFIEKQFPVKLLNEQVYYEHGGNPFKGLHRWYSRKPLSFSRASVLASVLPDTVTMEEFEYLLGLRPEREGLKPDPDLRLYKTPPGALRIQKVHALCEELWGDVPAVLDAFAGGGSIPFEAARYGFRVFASDLNPVAVVTMKAAMEFPLQFGADLQVDIDRWVKWVGDEAEQRLAEFFPVGEGETVQNYLWAHTVDCPSCGSVVPLSPNWWLSKTSNYAGKGQARTVTADWYAVKPIPNPAEKRVDFELIKGPKGKGSTIQTPEGDFDPSDFNTLSRGVGKCPNCDGVIEGNIIKKQGSSDELGHQLYAVAYKKNKSSLSFRNPNSSDLAAYQSASEKITQKLNNISSLETIPNIELQYAHETHERQSLPEYGLTHWHKFFNPRQLLTLVTYVEIINEVKERLQVEYEPEKVGAIATYLALVLDRCVDRNCRLSIWHTSRSSVERASTQHALNLTWNYPEISGNKELWRGCADPVSNEYQGLCDLLGTKNNSSKLKGIEQHTEKTLHIENASADSLFHLDDQSIDSIVTDPPYYATIQYAELSDFFYVWQKRILGDVFPDLYLTDLTDKDREAVANPSRFRGMGDSPEQLANQDYEAKMEMAFSEYHRVLKENGVMTVQFNHKDSGAWDVLAQSLIEAGFEITASWAVNTENPQNLHQAKKNSVSSTVLLVCRKRDPDAPQAWWDEVKIEVRNAVLTRAPELETALQTETAQGITAGAGIDLYLSAFGPALNIFSRAWPVLDSSGATVRPEQAFTEARKAIANYRFDTLVKTDTAGFDALTQWYLLAWDAFAAREFPFDEARQLALAIGGFNVNDLAKTFKLISSTSGTCKLLTPAQRQKKRAFAVNDEDFSGQYLVDGLMAAIAIYDEEENLQILRRFLKNTGLLENDYFIKTLEVAFRVLPQSTPEYQTLLNIWLGMEEIKAKVVVEQLELNLGDEGQLKLNLPE
- the cas2 gene encoding CRISPR-associated endonuclease Cas2 — protein: MLLYVVTYDIPSNRRRRRVAALLEGYGRRVQWSVFECVLPSPLFAELKGRLRRRVNLEEDSIRFYVVSGHTLGQVEVWGGVPVATLPGSTIV
- the cas1 gene encoding CRISPR-associated endonuclease Cas1; protein product: MRSLYVSQQGCTVTLTQETLIVATQGAVITTVPLPLLEQVLIFGQSQVTTQAIRACLSRDIPIVYLSRLGYCYGRTLALQRGYRALARQQQALTESERLQVARAIAQAKLANCRTLLLRQQRRRSLDLDLAIQTLAYLADQVSTATSAAQIMGYEGAAAGSYFAAFGQCLQGSEFAFLARSRRPPRNPVNALLSFGYMVVWNHLLTLIELQGLDPYAGCLHSGSDRHAALASDLIEEFRAPIVDSLVLQVVNGRMVTSEDFDYRDGGCFLGATGRRTFLRSLLQRMEERLSDGEPRWDLLSRQVRQFKQFVYHPSQGYSPYRIR
- the csx18 gene encoding CRISPR-associated protein Csx18; translated protein: MRGAVVRNCVVAGVNGAITLTLLLIAPLGLAAVITNTALITASTLVVGIAADGVVRWLGPARSPSGRFSAPSALDSVDRSRPPSN
- a CDS encoding helix-turn-helix transcriptional regulator; the protein is MPHPYAKSKAFTRLLLLIRTLLDYPGVGQPEPSHDGHANANRTRHTAIAPLRDRLRQVATEQGYTWPEHYPSVATLNKDLGYLREWGILERRMYRWGYYLGTGVMRKPELKAALDALHSQAQNQGDPTIRQMYHTLAQRLRGFQFARDLPLSYPVRQIFNRAIHWTDPAEMMARGAMRETLFHQIAGLEEAIAHGQAIEISQRVDRYQGNQVGMIAIWPLQLLYYDIAWYLVYETCEDGCLRITRMDRLGNYCQALTFNSRGIAAQAQSLEGVYQLLANGWGLKLGNRDEQRAELAGTLDLERARVRFFPPVAAFIAEGETRHPRQVMRWDARRQHLDYEVSLPPRSLDEFGIWVQRYASHAQVLAPELLVERHRQLAHDLAKRYGLL
- a CDS encoding RAMP superfamily CRISPR-associated protein, producing MPEPSPWLNPNNLPNPDPAASFVEYLRWMRALDSLDHGDRYKNETKTQILHEATNKADYHKRLKKLCDRTQLIAGSGNTFEVSCPWRIRVGGHRGPESMLLPAFDALGMPYIPSATLRGVARNQAIREKLAKVSEWERVKTATKEENERDYLRAKDLWAKADRAVAPYFGHLNPNDDPKNRENSMGAVTFLDAYPLPSKAGGLAMDMANAIWKWDGDQLKYEPNPNTFLSLEKPTFLIGFRPSSIGCDSEKLEKVKNWLIDGLSSGIGSQVNSGYGQLLKPNQKPKKPPFLSVDFSIEGQLIHGYQAFTGWKINNKGNLEMRGKANAEVRPIAFKSMLRYWFRTFALGVLPTNDVQTLEAEIFGGIQPKAKHGYLQVNIVNKEDVQKAFRSNKKSDQTQSNQNKCGKQEGILKLSLSTAIPETKRAVVESLAKHLTWLMFNLGGVGQGARRPKHERTSNPRYRGSTFTSFEMNTNDEFSKSPKTIEKFEQNFKKALRELYACLGTLSSTIIDSRNLQSMPDVSEKQWLNAVDRDCYIVLVSGESKTNKPYALDELHSETHNPQKSVKKYNQQLCGYTGQTSEPSPVWIANFKDYQVVTVFGAVKVKGGNVRLRYLKQLKVNSEKFIKIFPFDKKSN